One stretch of Chloroflexia bacterium SDU3-3 DNA includes these proteins:
- a CDS encoding iron-sulfur cluster assembly accessory protein has product MAISELDITARSGETFVPMMQIEETAAKRLLEMMGERELDGYALRVFISGGGCSGLQYGMTFDDEVREGDTEWTAHSLRVLVDPVSAQYLHGANISFQQDNMLAGAFKIDNPNAASSCGCGHSFRAKDGAEGADESYDEGYAGGGCGHCNHG; this is encoded by the coding sequence ATGGCGATTTCTGAGCTTGATATTACGGCACGGTCGGGCGAGACGTTTGTCCCGATGATGCAGATCGAGGAGACGGCGGCCAAGCGCCTGCTGGAGATGATGGGCGAGCGTGAGCTGGATGGCTACGCTCTGCGCGTGTTCATCTCGGGCGGCGGCTGCTCGGGCCTTCAGTACGGCATGACCTTCGACGACGAGGTGCGCGAGGGCGACACCGAGTGGACCGCCCACAGCCTGCGCGTGCTGGTCGACCCGGTGAGCGCGCAGTACCTGCACGGCGCGAACATCTCGTTCCAGCAGGACAACATGCTGGCCGGCGCGTTCAAGATCGACAACCCCAACGCCGCCTCGTCGTGCGGCTGCGGCCACTCGTTCCGCGCGAAGGACGGGGCCGAGGGCGCGGATGAGAGCTACGACGAGGGCTACGCGGGCGGCGGCTGCGGCCACTGCAACCACGGCTAG
- the moaA gene encoding GTP 3',8-cyclase MoaA translates to MPNQHQPIPLYPTDAPAHDGYGRRIDYLRISLTDRCNMRCVYCMPEHGMRFTPRPELLTSDELLVVVRAAVAAGFRKVRLTGGEPSLRPDLVDLVSAIRQAGIEHIAMTTNALRLQQQARALKQAGLDRVNISIDSLDAQKFRQITRGGSLEKVWAGIHEAVAAGLFPIKLNTVVVRGLNDDEVVQLAALTRTYPWEMRFIEVMPLTGVADVASDGVVPTDEIIGQIDAAFGPLEHLGLAASDSARRYRIPGAPGRLGFISAVTQPFCAGCNRMRLTADGKLHLCLLRDNEVDLRAAIRSGASQAQIEQLVRHAVATKPWGHGLPDGVLPTLRGMSSLGG, encoded by the coding sequence ATGCCCAATCAACACCAGCCTATCCCGCTCTACCCCACCGATGCGCCCGCCCACGACGGCTACGGGCGGCGGATCGACTACCTGCGCATCTCGCTCACCGACCGCTGCAATATGCGCTGCGTCTACTGCATGCCCGAGCACGGCATGCGCTTCACGCCGCGCCCCGAGCTGCTGACCAGCGACGAGCTGCTGGTGGTGGTGCGCGCGGCGGTGGCTGCTGGCTTCCGTAAGGTGCGCCTGACGGGCGGCGAGCCGAGCCTGCGCCCCGACCTGGTGGATCTGGTGTCCGCGATCCGGCAGGCGGGCATCGAGCACATCGCTATGACCACCAACGCCCTGCGGCTGCAGCAGCAGGCCCGCGCGCTCAAGCAGGCCGGGCTGGATCGGGTGAATATTAGCATCGACTCGCTGGATGCCCAGAAGTTCCGCCAGATCACCCGTGGCGGCAGCCTGGAGAAGGTCTGGGCGGGCATCCACGAGGCGGTGGCGGCGGGCCTGTTCCCGATCAAGCTGAACACCGTGGTGGTGCGCGGCCTGAACGACGACGAGGTGGTGCAACTGGCCGCGCTGACCCGCACCTACCCTTGGGAGATGCGCTTTATCGAGGTGATGCCGCTCACCGGCGTGGCCGATGTGGCCAGCGACGGCGTGGTGCCCACCGACGAGATCATCGGCCAGATCGACGCGGCGTTTGGCCCGCTGGAGCACCTGGGCCTGGCCGCCAGCGACTCGGCGCGGCGCTACCGCATCCCGGGCGCGCCGGGGCGGCTGGGCTTCATCAGCGCGGTCACGCAGCCCTTCTGCGCCGGGTGCAACCGCATGCGCCTGACCGCCGATGGCAAGCTGCACCTCTGCCTGCTGCGTGACAACGAGGTCGACCTGCGTGCGGCCATCCGCAGCGGGGCCAGCCAGGCCCAGATCGAGCAGCTGGTGCGCCACGCCGTGGCCACCAAGCCCTGGGGTCACGGCCTGCCCGATGGCGTGCTTCCGACACTGCGTGGGATGTCGTCGCTGGGCGGCTGA
- a CDS encoding Mrp/NBP35 family ATP-binding protein encodes MGLFSRGTGQLSEDLILKALSTVQEPELGGDLVSRRMIKDLAIDGERVSFTIDLTTPACPLKDQIQQECLDALERIAGLSAEQVTITFDATVRPRGGVLDKAAIPGVSHVIAVSAGKGGVGKSTVATNLAVALAQEGAAVGLLDADVYGPSVPLMMGTVGHHPSATSRADGQQLIVPVEAHGIKMISVGFLIDDSQPVIWRGPMVSQLLRQFLYQVEWGELDYLIIDMPPGTGDIALTLTQSLQNVGLTGVITVTTPQDVAALDVLKSMEMFRKSEVPLLGIIENMAYFVAPDTGKRYDIFGQGAAKRLAERLEVPLLAQIPLGMSIRVGGDEGSPAVTSEQPDAYAEVFRTAARQLAARVSVMEYV; translated from the coding sequence ATGGGACTCTTCTCGCGAGGGACGGGGCAGCTCAGCGAAGACCTCATCCTCAAGGCCCTCAGCACCGTGCAGGAGCCAGAGCTCGGCGGCGATCTGGTCTCGCGCCGCATGATCAAAGATCTGGCGATCGATGGCGAGCGCGTCAGCTTCACCATCGATCTGACCACGCCCGCCTGCCCGCTGAAAGACCAGATCCAGCAGGAGTGCCTCGACGCGCTTGAGCGGATCGCCGGGCTGAGCGCCGAGCAGGTGACCATCACCTTCGACGCCACCGTGCGCCCGCGCGGCGGCGTGCTGGACAAGGCCGCCATCCCCGGCGTCAGCCATGTGATCGCCGTCTCGGCGGGCAAGGGCGGCGTGGGCAAATCCACCGTGGCCACCAACCTGGCCGTGGCCCTGGCCCAGGAGGGCGCGGCGGTCGGCCTGCTCGACGCCGATGTGTACGGCCCCTCCGTCCCGCTGATGATGGGCACGGTGGGCCACCACCCATCCGCCACCAGCCGCGCCGATGGCCAGCAGCTGATCGTGCCGGTCGAGGCCCACGGCATCAAGATGATCTCGGTCGGCTTCCTGATCGACGACAGCCAGCCGGTGATTTGGCGCGGCCCTATGGTCTCGCAGCTGCTGCGCCAGTTCCTCTACCAGGTCGAGTGGGGCGAGCTGGACTACCTGATCATCGACATGCCCCCCGGCACCGGCGACATCGCGCTGACGCTCACCCAGTCGCTGCAGAACGTGGGCCTGACTGGCGTGATCACCGTGACTACGCCGCAGGATGTGGCAGCCCTGGATGTGCTCAAGTCCATGGAGATGTTCCGCAAGTCCGAGGTGCCGCTGCTCGGCATCATCGAGAATATGGCCTACTTTGTCGCGCCCGACACCGGCAAGCGCTACGACATCTTCGGGCAGGGCGCGGCCAAGCGCCTGGCCGAGCGCCTTGAGGTGCCGCTGCTGGCCCAGATCCCGCTGGGCATGAGCATCCGCGTCGGCGGCGACGAGGGTAGCCCCGCTGTCACCAGCGAGCAGCCCGATGCCTACGCCGAGGTCTTCCGCACGGCCGCCCGCCAGCTGGCGGCCCGCGTCAGCGTGATGGAATACGTGTAG
- a CDS encoding (2Fe-2S) ferredoxin domain-containing protein, with amino-acid sequence MDTKIYRVYVCANVHCRANGSAGIQQALAQELWALGLGDQVEVVVGGCQGQCERGPNIKIWPGPYHYLGVTPAMVRQIVASHLRDGVPLCEPTPGFRQ; translated from the coding sequence ATGGACACAAAGATCTACCGCGTCTACGTCTGCGCCAATGTCCACTGCCGCGCCAATGGCAGCGCGGGCATCCAGCAGGCGCTCGCCCAGGAGCTGTGGGCGCTGGGCCTGGGCGATCAGGTCGAGGTGGTGGTGGGGGGCTGCCAGGGCCAGTGCGAGCGCGGCCCCAACATCAAGATCTGGCCGGGGCCATACCACTACCTGGGCGTCACGCCCGCCATGGTGCGGCAGATCGTGGCCAGCCACCTGCGCGACGGCGTGCCGCTGTGCGAGCCGACGCCTGGGTTTCGACAGTGA
- a CDS encoding ribose-phosphate pyrophosphokinase: MSGRFDELRIFSGNGNPELAQAISSRLNIPMGDCTVASFVNENIFVRLNESVREKDVFVVQSLTSPLSDRIMELLIMLDAVRRAAAGRVTAVIPYYPYGRTDKRDQPRVPITARLLADMMQTAGAQQVITMDLHAGQIQGFFNIPVDELSAMSLLARHFQERNWDDAVVVSPDLGFAKRARNFAELLGVPLAIVEKRRIQQLHNTEGQLTRVEALNLIGDVEGKRCILVDDEIMTGGSMVEAADLLMARGAREVHACAVHGVLAGNAMERLSSSVICEVVVTDTLPVPPGPRWEGLTVVSIAPLLAEVIQRIHSGISVDTIFRRHNPSLS, from the coding sequence ATGAGCGGCCGTTTCGACGAGCTTCGCATCTTTAGCGGCAACGGCAACCCCGAGTTAGCGCAGGCGATCAGCTCGCGGCTCAACATTCCGATGGGCGATTGCACCGTAGCCTCGTTCGTAAATGAAAATATTTTTGTTCGCCTGAATGAGAGCGTCCGCGAAAAAGATGTCTTCGTGGTGCAGTCGCTAACTTCACCTTTGAGCGACCGGATCATGGAGCTGCTGATCATGCTCGACGCCGTGCGCCGCGCCGCAGCGGGCCGCGTGACAGCGGTCATCCCCTACTATCCCTATGGCCGCACCGACAAGCGCGATCAGCCGCGCGTGCCGATCACCGCGCGCCTGCTGGCCGACATGATGCAGACCGCCGGGGCGCAGCAGGTGATCACCATGGACCTGCACGCCGGGCAGATCCAGGGCTTCTTCAACATCCCCGTGGATGAGCTGAGCGCGATGAGCCTGCTGGCCCGCCACTTCCAGGAGCGCAACTGGGATGATGCGGTGGTGGTCTCGCCCGACCTGGGCTTCGCCAAGCGCGCCCGCAACTTCGCCGAGCTGCTGGGTGTGCCGCTGGCGATCGTGGAGAAGCGCCGCATCCAGCAGCTGCACAACACCGAGGGCCAGCTGACCCGCGTGGAGGCGCTGAACCTGATCGGCGACGTAGAGGGCAAGCGCTGCATCCTGGTGGACGACGAGATCATGACCGGCGGCTCAATGGTGGAGGCCGCCGACCTGCTGATGGCGCGCGGCGCACGCGAGGTGCACGCCTGCGCGGTGCACGGCGTGCTGGCGGGCAACGCGATGGAGCGCCTGAGCAGCAGCGTGATCTGCGAGGTGGTGGTGACCGATACGCTGCCGGTGCCGCCTGGCCCGCGCTGGGAGGGCCTGACGGTGGTCTCGATCGCGCCGCTGCTGGCCGAGGTGATCCAGCGCATCCACAGCGGTATCTCGGTGGACACGATCTTCCGCCGCCACAACCCCTCGCTGAGCTAG
- a CDS encoding AAA family ATPase, producing MTERELPRLSSADLHARYGDDEPALRRYRMLTALLREGRSASEVAQTFGVSRETLRRVRLAFDRRGVDGLRSQPRRSGHLMRGTPLARALRQELAADPGASDAALLHRVQAHMAELGIAAPRSSFYRLLGRLRAETVARQRSAPDTALREALSALAEDPPLALGRGDLAALLLPDVRDPLMRGRWLQRVLRTAIERLRPAEAGPALDDMRWRHYLIIAGEYEAGNSRAELQNALALSASTYSRAKREAMGRLAALLHEAAAELPSPAPPATMTAPPDPPETCTHEPELERYMARLRRDGLVVIWGHRGTGKTALAATMAARLIDRGQTVVWHTVRPAEGESSTGQQLLLSLAAALDADGKHTLWTQLNSGEPAQFSRAVDMLSQSLSGRHWTLVIDSADMLRGAHANQLITVLRNARFRRDLRLVLVSREIPDWVDSARWPPLAAPEDATTRRAMIALLDEQDGVEARPNDQRLALIRDRVGELLALTDLDILGTLPLNQRAAIHSALQPLEPIIRQLQP from the coding sequence ATGACTGAACGCGAACTTCCACGGCTCTCCTCCGCCGATCTGCACGCCCGCTACGGCGACGACGAACCTGCGCTGCGCCGCTACCGCATGCTCACCGCGCTGCTGCGCGAGGGCCGCTCGGCCAGCGAGGTGGCCCAGACCTTCGGCGTGAGCCGCGAGACGCTGCGGCGCGTGCGGCTGGCCTTCGACCGGCGCGGCGTGGATGGCCTGCGCAGCCAGCCGCGCCGCAGCGGCCACCTGATGCGCGGCACCCCGCTGGCCCGCGCGCTCCGCCAGGAGCTGGCCGCCGACCCGGGCGCTTCCGACGCCGCGCTGCTGCACCGCGTGCAGGCCCACATGGCCGAGCTGGGCATCGCCGCGCCGCGCAGCAGCTTCTACCGCCTGCTGGGCCGCCTGCGCGCCGAGACCGTAGCCCGCCAGCGCAGCGCCCCCGACACCGCCCTGCGCGAGGCGCTCTCGGCGCTGGCCGAGGACCCGCCGCTGGCCCTGGGGCGCGGCGACCTAGCCGCGCTGCTGCTGCCCGATGTGCGCGACCCGCTGATGCGCGGGCGCTGGCTGCAGCGCGTGCTGCGCACCGCGATCGAGCGGCTGCGCCCCGCCGAGGCCGGCCCGGCGCTGGATGATATGCGCTGGCGGCACTACCTGATCATCGCGGGCGAGTACGAGGCAGGCAACAGCCGCGCCGAGCTGCAGAACGCCCTGGCGCTGAGCGCCAGCACCTACAGCCGCGCCAAGCGCGAGGCCATGGGCCGCCTGGCCGCCCTGCTGCACGAGGCCGCCGCCGAGCTGCCCTCGCCCGCACCGCCCGCCACCATGACCGCGCCGCCAGACCCACCCGAGACCTGCACCCACGAGCCGGAGCTGGAGCGCTACATGGCCCGGCTGCGCCGCGATGGCCTGGTGGTGATCTGGGGCCACCGTGGCACGGGCAAAACCGCGCTGGCCGCCACCATGGCCGCCCGCCTGATCGACCGTGGGCAGACGGTGGTGTGGCACACTGTGCGCCCCGCCGAGGGCGAGTCCAGCACCGGCCAGCAGCTGCTGCTCTCCTTGGCCGCCGCGCTCGACGCCGATGGCAAACACACGCTCTGGACCCAGCTGAACAGCGGCGAGCCGGCCCAGTTCTCGCGCGCGGTCGACATGCTTAGCCAGAGCCTGAGCGGGCGGCACTGGACGCTGGTGATCGACAGCGCCGACATGCTGCGCGGCGCGCACGCCAACCAGCTGATCACGGTGCTGCGCAACGCCCGCTTCCGCCGCGACCTGCGCCTAGTGCTGGTCTCGCGCGAGATCCCCGACTGGGTGGACTCGGCGCGCTGGCCACCGCTGGCCGCGCCCGAGGATGCCACCACCCGCCGCGCTATGATCGCGCTGCTCGACGAGCAGGATGGTGTGGAGGCCCGCCCGAACGACCAGCGCCTGGCGCTCATCCGCGACCGCGTGGGCGAGCTGCTGGCCCTGACCGATCTCGACATCCTCGGCACGCTGCCGCTCAACCAGCGCGCCGCCATCCACTCGGCGCTCCAGCCGCTTGAGCCGATCATCCGGCAGCTGCAGCCCTAG
- a CDS encoding NUDIX hydrolase produces MLPAHVETEIAALASQYGEPARFYIQLAPATFSPICDDDRTSEVCMIVQRTDGRLLTSIKDYYPEGAFRLLTGGVRHGEPIEQALEREIWEETGLETEVARFLAVLEYYLGDVRPDEMPDFATYAFLVTELGGTFTNNDPDERVAAYREIAIDELPAMAAHLRATPDQYSDDVKGSWRDWGAFRAAVHELSYELLRQP; encoded by the coding sequence GTGCTCCCCGCTCATGTCGAGACCGAGATCGCCGCGCTCGCCAGCCAGTATGGCGAGCCTGCCCGCTTCTACATCCAGCTGGCCCCCGCCACCTTCTCGCCGATCTGCGACGACGACCGCACCAGCGAAGTGTGCATGATCGTGCAGCGCACCGATGGCCGCCTGCTCACCTCGATCAAGGACTACTACCCCGAGGGCGCGTTCCGCCTGCTCACCGGCGGGGTGCGCCACGGCGAGCCGATCGAGCAGGCTCTGGAGCGTGAGATTTGGGAGGAGACCGGGCTGGAGACCGAGGTGGCACGCTTCTTGGCCGTGCTGGAGTACTACCTGGGCGATGTGCGCCCCGATGAGATGCCCGATTTTGCCACCTATGCCTTTCTGGTCACCGAGCTGGGCGGCACGTTTACCAACAACGACCCCGACGAGCGGGTGGCGGCCTACCGCGAGATTGCGATCGATGAGCTTCCCGCCATGGCCGCCCACCTGCGTGCCACGCCCGATCAGTACAGCGACGATGTCAAGGGCAGCTGGCGCGACTGGGGCGCGTTTCGCGCCGCCGTACACGAGCTGTCCTACGAGCTGCTGCGGCAGCCCTAG
- a CDS encoding class I SAM-dependent methyltransferase, whose translation MSDRDPTPELLLEALGAPPGQRALVYGGGLALAGGLAARWPGQLLLADTSSARLAQALAAAGPRAAAAGVALPPESYGQFDLAVLAAPQSRALARRWLVEALAALRVGGALYLGGPNDLGIRSQIDDAAALFGGAAPLLARRRARVARAVRPATPPAPPGWAAEPGVALASWASFPAALPAMGGAVALASLPGVFSYDHADPATQLLLAHVGDPRGLRALDLGCGCGIIGVALGLGGAAQVDMLDESLYAVAAAQRNAAALGLAQARAQAADVRAPTLRGPYDLIATNPPFHQGKDVRYDVAHGFIAYASELLAPGGRFLLVANSFLRYESVLRAQFAQVEKLAATPSFTLWQAQGALAK comes from the coding sequence ATGAGCGATCGCGACCCGACCCCCGAGCTGCTGCTAGAGGCGCTGGGCGCGCCGCCGGGCCAGCGCGCCCTGGTCTACGGCGGCGGCCTGGCGCTGGCTGGCGGGCTGGCCGCCCGCTGGCCCGGCCAGCTGCTGCTGGCCGACACCAGCAGCGCGCGCCTGGCCCAGGCGCTGGCCGCCGCTGGCCCCCGCGCCGCCGCTGCTGGCGTGGCGCTGCCGCCCGAATCCTACGGCCAGTTCGACTTGGCCGTGCTGGCCGCGCCGCAGAGCCGCGCCCTGGCCCGCCGCTGGCTGGTCGAGGCGCTGGCGGCGCTGCGCGTGGGCGGCGCGCTCTACCTGGGCGGCCCCAACGACCTGGGCATCCGATCGCAGATCGATGACGCGGCGGCCCTATTCGGCGGGGCCGCGCCGCTGCTGGCCCGGCGCCGCGCGCGGGTGGCCCGCGCCGTGCGCCCCGCCACCCCGCCCGCGCCGCCGGGCTGGGCCGCCGAGCCGGGCGTGGCCCTGGCCAGCTGGGCCAGCTTTCCGGCTGCGCTGCCCGCCATGGGCGGCGCGGTGGCCCTGGCCAGCCTGCCGGGCGTGTTCTCCTACGATCACGCCGACCCGGCCACCCAGCTGCTGCTGGCCCACGTGGGCGATCCGCGCGGCCTGCGCGCGCTCGACCTGGGCTGCGGCTGCGGGATCATCGGGGTGGCGCTGGGGCTGGGCGGCGCGGCCCAGGTGGACATGCTGGATGAGAGCCTGTACGCCGTGGCCGCCGCCCAGCGCAACGCGGCGGCGCTGGGGCTGGCCCAGGCCCGCGCGCAGGCCGCCGATGTGCGCGCCCCCACGCTGCGCGGCCCCTACGACCTGATCGCCACCAACCCGCCCTTCCACCAGGGCAAGGATGTGCGCTACGATGTGGCCCACGGCTTTATCGCCTATGCCAGCGAGCTGCTGGCCCCCGGCGGGCGCTTCCTGCTGGTGGCCAACAGCTTTCTTCGCTACGAATCCGTTCTTCGCGCCCAGTTCGCCCAGGTCGAGAAGCTGGCCGCCACGCCCAGCTTCACGCTCTGGCAGGCCCAGGGCGCACTAGCAAAGTGA
- a CDS encoding PAS domain S-box protein — MRFLRRRSLVAVCITTLVLMINAGIASYSLFRIDQAQNQIQAAYAFDLDVAQLFSLLQDAETGQRGFLLSRSEAYLAPYSHAVQSIQQEVGLLDAAGRAPSLSPGHIATLQALIDQKLDELAQTIALSHQGDHEGAIAMVQSGRGKQLMDAIREEIASIQQEQATYLQVEVAAIHQRSLLAQVSLLVALALSIVLLGSLAVLMERSMRERLQAAAQLAHERSVLHATISSIGDGLIATDIQGQVTFMNAVAEHLTGWLQAEAHGQALEKVFTIISESTRQPTESPVSKVLRSGMVAGLANHTLLIAKDGTERPIDDSGAPIHDAQRQLLGVVLVFRDITERYAAEAALRQSEARYRALADTIASLVFSMDADGEIFYFNQPFYDYTGLQGQAPSRALWLRLIHPADRPGLLQAWEQARRSGEALVAEHRLRRADGVYRWFLSRIIPTPHADVGAAGWFGSCTDIDDQRVAADHEHFLAEASYTLARTTNYELALDTVARLAVPSVADMCVIQLLDDQGVPAQTIVAHSDPDKAALIQPLQLMRLMPLGQGEPLWRAQLVPYVTDMVTEHSELSPFIRELSQQIEPRSLIFTPMHIRHQPLGGVLLAIDTTERSYGPSDLHMAEELARRLSLGIDNARLFREAQTAITVRDEFLSIASHELRTPLTALLGYAEMLQRRVEENPAFQERDRYAVRVMLMRIEHLYKMVSSMLDLSRLQSQQLMIEYSVVRICKLVDRVIHEAQVLPGRSRIAFAGCDQDMLIEGDEVRLEQVFQNLLENALKYSSDPDPVTITVEDHGSHVLVSVADQGIGIPKEDLPQLFQRFYRASNIDGRRVSGMGLGLYVVKEIVSLHHGTITVTSEEGKGSTFVVRLPKAAPAQERLA; from the coding sequence ATGCGCTTTCTTCGTAGACGTAGCCTAGTAGCTGTCTGCATCACTACGCTGGTGCTGATGATCAATGCTGGGATCGCATCCTATAGCCTGTTCCGCATCGATCAGGCGCAGAATCAGATCCAGGCCGCCTATGCTTTTGATCTCGATGTGGCGCAGCTTTTCTCGCTGCTGCAGGATGCCGAGACCGGGCAGCGGGGCTTTTTGCTCTCCCGCAGCGAGGCCTACTTGGCGCCCTATAGCCACGCGGTGCAGTCCATCCAGCAGGAAGTTGGGCTGCTGGATGCGGCGGGCCGCGCGCCCTCGCTATCGCCCGGCCACATCGCTACCTTGCAAGCCCTGATCGATCAGAAGCTCGATGAGCTGGCCCAGACCATCGCGCTCAGCCACCAGGGCGACCATGAGGGGGCGATCGCCATGGTGCAGTCGGGCAGGGGCAAGCAGCTGATGGATGCGATCCGTGAGGAGATCGCATCCATCCAGCAGGAGCAGGCCACCTACCTGCAGGTTGAAGTGGCGGCGATCCACCAGCGCTCGCTGCTTGCCCAGGTCAGCCTGCTGGTGGCCCTGGCCCTGTCGATTGTGCTGCTGGGCAGCCTGGCGGTGCTGATGGAGCGCTCTATGCGCGAGCGCCTGCAGGCGGCTGCCCAGCTAGCCCACGAGCGCAGCGTGCTGCACGCCACCATCTCCAGCATCGGCGATGGCCTGATCGCCACGGATATACAGGGCCAGGTCACCTTCATGAACGCGGTGGCCGAGCATCTGACCGGCTGGCTGCAGGCTGAGGCCCATGGCCAGGCGCTGGAGAAGGTGTTCACGATCATCAGCGAGAGCACGCGCCAGCCCACCGAGAGCCCGGTGTCCAAGGTGCTGCGCAGCGGCATGGTGGCCGGCCTAGCCAACCACACCCTGCTGATCGCCAAGGATGGCACCGAGCGGCCAATCGACGATAGCGGCGCGCCCATCCACGATGCGCAGCGTCAGCTGCTGGGTGTGGTGCTGGTGTTCCGTGACATCACCGAGCGCTACGCCGCCGAGGCGGCGCTGCGGCAGTCCGAGGCGCGCTACCGCGCCCTGGCCGACACGATCGCGTCGCTGGTCTTCTCGATGGATGCCGACGGCGAGATCTTCTACTTCAACCAGCCCTTCTACGACTATACCGGCCTGCAGGGACAGGCGCCATCGAGGGCGCTCTGGCTGCGGCTCATCCACCCCGCCGACCGCCCCGGCCTGCTTCAGGCCTGGGAGCAGGCCCGCCGCAGCGGCGAGGCGCTGGTGGCCGAGCACCGGCTGCGGCGGGCCGATGGCGTCTACCGCTGGTTCCTAAGCCGGATCATCCCTACGCCCCACGCGGATGTCGGCGCGGCGGGTTGGTTTGGCTCGTGCACCGATATCGACGACCAGCGCGTGGCCGCCGACCACGAGCATTTTCTGGCCGAGGCCAGCTATACCCTGGCGCGCACCACCAACTACGAGTTGGCGCTCGATACCGTAGCGCGGCTGGCGGTGCCCAGCGTGGCCGATATGTGCGTCATCCAGCTGCTGGATGATCAGGGCGTACCGGCGCAGACGATCGTCGCCCATAGCGACCCCGACAAGGCCGCGCTCATCCAGCCGCTGCAGCTGATGCGCCTGATGCCGCTAGGCCAGGGCGAGCCGCTGTGGCGGGCGCAGCTTGTGCCCTATGTCACCGACATGGTGACCGAGCACTCGGAGCTCAGCCCCTTCATCCGCGAGCTGTCGCAGCAGATCGAGCCGCGATCGCTGATCTTCACGCCGATGCATATCCGCCACCAGCCCCTGGGCGGTGTGCTGCTGGCCATCGACACCACCGAGCGCAGCTATGGCCCCAGCGACCTGCATATGGCCGAGGAGCTGGCGCGGCGGCTCAGCCTGGGCATCGACAATGCCCGGCTGTTCCGCGAGGCCCAGACGGCGATTACGGTGCGCGACGAGTTTCTGTCGATCGCCTCGCACGAGCTGCGCACGCCGCTCACCGCGCTGCTCGGCTACGCCGAGATGCTCCAGCGCCGCGTCGAGGAGAACCCGGCCTTCCAAGAGCGCGACCGCTACGCCGTGCGCGTGATGCTGATGCGGATCGAGCATCTGTACAAGATGGTCTCATCCATGCTCGATCTCTCACGGCTGCAGAGCCAGCAGCTGATGATCGAATACTCGGTGGTGCGGATCTGCAAGCTGGTCGATCGCGTGATCCACGAGGCGCAGGTGCTGCCGGGGCGCAGCCGCATCGCGTTCGCTGGCTGCGATCAGGATATGCTGATCGAGGGCGATGAAGTGCGGCTTGAGCAGGTGTTTCAGAACTTGCTTGAGAATGCGCTAAAATACAGCAGCGACCCGGACCCGGTCACGATCACGGTTGAGGACCACGGCAGCCATGTGCTAGTCTCGGTCGCGGATCAGGGTATCGGCATACCCAAGGAAGATCTGCCCCAGCTGTTCCAGCGCTTCTACCGCGCCAGCAATATCGATGGTCGGCGGGTGAGCGGCATGGGCCTGGGGCTGTATGTGGTGAAAGAGATAGTGAGCCTACATCACGGAACCATCACGGTGACGAGCGAGGAGGGCAAGGGCAGCACCTTTGTGGTGCGCCTGCCCAAGGCGGCCCCCGCCCAGGAGCGCCTGGCATGA
- a CDS encoding PHP domain-containing protein — protein MFDLHIHTNATPHHSTWQPAALVAAAQAAGLTTIAAADHNTVASVRALLDAGAAQGLRVIAGVEIDSGFGGKLWHTLVYGVAPEAPELLALCDAVFSRNHADALALRAHLDAHGFRLGGLDAIDRPINVADVGTALARENALPGRDAAESDEAAGMRYILTELAGAYRPLGVDEIIAVAHPLGGTVVLAHPGRSKGIYAIPATEHDIAAMADAGLDGIEVYYPTHTPTQQQIYGQLAQRYGLLVTGGSDSHGPHDPLARWDDQLGAAFLRRLA, from the coding sequence ATGTTCGACCTACACATCCACACCAACGCCACCCCCCACCACTCCACATGGCAGCCCGCCGCGCTGGTGGCTGCCGCGCAGGCCGCCGGCCTCACCACTATCGCCGCCGCCGACCACAATACCGTGGCCAGCGTGCGCGCCCTGCTGGATGCGGGCGCGGCCCAGGGGCTGCGGGTGATCGCGGGCGTGGAGATCGACAGCGGCTTCGGCGGCAAGCTGTGGCACACGCTGGTGTACGGGGTGGCCCCCGAGGCTCCCGAGCTGCTGGCGCTCTGCGATGCGGTGTTCTCCCGCAACCACGCCGACGCCCTGGCCCTGCGCGCGCATCTGGATGCCCACGGCTTCCGGCTGGGCGGCCTGGATGCGATCGACCGCCCGATCAATGTGGCCGATGTGGGCACCGCGCTGGCCCGCGAGAACGCCCTGCCAGGCCGCGATGCCGCCGAGAGCGACGAGGCCGCCGGCATGCGCTACATCCTCACCGAGCTGGCGGGGGCCTACCGCCCGCTGGGCGTGGATGAGATCATCGCGGTGGCCCACCCGCTGGGCGGCACGGTGGTGCTGGCCCACCCTGGCCGATCCAAGGGCATCTACGCCATCCCAGCTACCGAGCACGACATCGCGGCCATGGCCGACGCGGGCCTGGATGGAATAGAGGTATACTACCCCACACACACGCCTACGCAGCAGCAGATCTACGGGCAGCTGGCCCAGCGCTACGGTCTGCTCGTCACCGGCGGCTCCGACTCGCACGGGCCGCACGACCCGCTCGCCCGCTGGGATGATCAGCTCGGCGCGGCGTTCCTGCGGCGGCTGGCGTAG